In Gemmatimonadota bacterium, one genomic interval encodes:
- a CDS encoding FAD-dependent oxidoreductase, translating to MSKPFVLTLDDDENVLQAVARDLRGEYGSDYRILRASSGSSALELLAERKRRGDPSALFLVDQRMPAMSGVEFLERATDFYPDAKRVLLTAYADTDAAIKAINDVHIDHYLLKPWDPPQEKLFPVLTDLLQEWKGSYRPPFEGVRVVGHQWAPASHRVKEFLARNNIPYRWLDVETNEEAGQLVAAAGDVELPCLFLSDGAMAQNPDNREIAELVGLQTMADKPFYDLVVVGAGPAGLAAAVYGASEGLKTIAVEEQAPGGQAGMSSKIENYLGFPGGVSGGDLAHRAVSQAKRFGVEILTAQRVACIKADGPCRAVVLGDGTSVDCRAVLVATGVSYRWLEAPGVQDLTGAGIYYGAAMTEGGSVRDKSVYVVGGANSAGQAAMYFSRYAETVTMLVRGESLSTSMSQYLIDQIGGTPNIRVWTRSEVTEAIGDGRLEKLVIAREGGETSETVDATAMFIFIGAKPRTDWLDERIARDEHGFVMSGSDTEWSEAAALVGYPDRAPFPLETSVPGVFCAGDVRHGSVKRVASAVGEGSMAVMFVHRYLGEV from the coding sequence ATGAGTAAGCCGTTCGTATTGACCTTGGACGACGACGAAAACGTGCTCCAGGCGGTCGCGCGCGATCTCCGCGGGGAGTACGGGTCCGACTATCGGATCCTGCGTGCGTCCTCGGGTTCCTCCGCTCTCGAGCTCCTCGCCGAGCGCAAACGCCGTGGAGATCCGTCCGCGCTGTTCCTGGTGGATCAGCGCATGCCCGCCATGAGCGGCGTGGAGTTCCTGGAGCGCGCCACCGATTTCTATCCCGACGCCAAGAGGGTGCTGCTCACGGCGTACGCTGACACGGACGCGGCCATCAAGGCGATCAACGACGTCCACATCGACCACTATCTGCTCAAGCCCTGGGACCCGCCGCAGGAGAAGCTCTTTCCCGTGCTCACCGACCTCCTCCAGGAGTGGAAGGGGTCGTATCGGCCGCCGTTCGAGGGCGTCCGCGTGGTCGGCCACCAGTGGGCGCCGGCGTCCCACAGGGTCAAGGAGTTCCTGGCCCGCAACAACATCCCGTATCGCTGGCTGGACGTCGAGACGAACGAGGAGGCGGGCCAACTCGTGGCCGCGGCCGGGGACGTAGAACTCCCCTGTCTGTTCCTGTCGGACGGCGCGATGGCCCAGAACCCCGACAACCGGGAGATCGCCGAACTCGTGGGGCTGCAGACCATGGCGGACAAGCCGTTCTACGACCTGGTCGTCGTGGGCGCCGGTCCGGCCGGCCTGGCCGCCGCCGTGTACGGCGCGTCGGAGGGCCTGAAGACGATCGCGGTCGAGGAGCAGGCGCCCGGCGGGCAGGCGGGCATGAGCTCCAAGATCGAGAACTACCTGGGCTTCCCCGGGGGCGTGTCGGGAGGCGACCTCGCGCACCGGGCCGTGAGCCAGGCCAAGCGTTTCGGGGTGGAGATCTTGACGGCGCAGAGAGTGGCCTGCATCAAGGCGGATGGGCCCTGTCGAGCAGTGGTGCTGGGCGACGGCACTTCGGTGGACTGCAGGGCCGTGCTGGTCGCGACGGGGGTGTCGTATCGCTGGCTGGAGGCGCCCGGCGTGCAGGACCTGACCGGCGCCGGCATCTACTACGGCGCCGCCATGACCGAAGGCGGGTCGGTGCGCGACAAGAGCGTGTACGTCGTGGGCGGCGCGAACTCGGCGGGGCAGGCGGCGATGTACTTCTCCAGGTACGCCGAGACCGTGACGATGCTGGTGCGCGGCGAGAGCCTGTCGACGAGCATGTCCCAGTACCTGATCGATCAAATCGGGGGCACCCCCAACATCCGCGTGTGGACCCGCTCAGAGGTCACCGAAGCGATCGGCGACGGCCGGCTGGAGAAGCTGGTAATCGCGCGGGAAGGTGGCGAAACCAGCGAGACGGTGGACGCCACCGCCATGTTCATCTTCATCGGCGCCAAGCCGCGCACGGACTGGCTGGACGAGCGCATCGCCCGCGACGAGCACGGATTCGTCATGTCCGGCTCGGACACGGAGTGGAGCGAGGCTGCCGCGCTGGTC